In Porites lutea chromosome 9, jaPorLute2.1, whole genome shotgun sequence, a single window of DNA contains:
- the LOC140948973 gene encoding uncharacterized skeletal organic matrix protein 8-like — MAIRVLFLAANLPVLLGGLLWKWEVPRNGEELTKGLKLLGLKPGPLGYFNSFYMAFTKAEADRFPNLVSYHSMLRRMKIYNITRESQVLLHSNRSRLRRDESSDSDSTDRSAGPSFPVTDPRGPCESKTEGLCDICPATTRLGPDKRPEFINVMVCRGEQSCGQGSVRGECKNSSVTQTFLQRIGVDEWETYRQEITLCCECALFG, encoded by the coding sequence ATGGCCATTCGAGTACTGTTCTTGGCAGCTAACCTACCTGTTCTTTTGGGGGGGTTGCTTTGGAAGTGGGAAGTTCCACGCAATGGCGAAGAGTTAACAAAGGGCCTCAAACTTTTGGGATTGAAGCCAGGCCCACTGGGCTACTTCAATTCCTTCTACATGGCCTTTACCAAAGCAGAAGCGGACAGATTTCCCAACCTGGTGTCCTACCACTCGATGTTGAGACGGATGAAAATCTACAACATAACTCGGGAATCTCAAGTCCTTTTGCATTCAAACAGGAGCAGATTAAGGAGGGATGAGTCTAGTGACAGCGACTCGACGGACAGGTCGGCGGGCCCCTCCTTCCCCGTTACTGACCCTAGAGGTCCTTGTGAGTCTAAAACAGAGGGGCTTTGTGACATTTGTCCAGCTACAACTAGACTTGGACCTGATAAGAGACCCGAGTTTATTAATGTGATGGTGTGTAGAGGAGAGCAGTCCTGTGGACAAGGTTCCGTGAGAGGCGAGTGTAAAAATTCTTCCGTGACGCAAACGTTCTTACAGAGAATAGGTGTGGATGAATGGGAAACTTACAGACAGGAAATTACTTTGTGCTGCGAATGTGCACTGTTCGGGTAA